One stretch of Penaeus chinensis breed Huanghai No. 1 chromosome 27, ASM1920278v2, whole genome shotgun sequence DNA includes these proteins:
- the LOC125039302 gene encoding uncharacterized protein LOC125039302, with amino-acid sequence MRLLVAMAVTAAVLGLVRPQCFSAQDDFSVKVNTDLSGITDFGFELYRQLAPPQSPENFFFSPYSIWTAFTLAYFGTEGETAAQLQRALRVGDKVATLKLWRALEAMYRTRQQNTTAYTFNIANRAYIDKSLPIRDCISNLLHSEVERVQFFKVGLVTQEINDFVSVATKGRINKIVSASDLVDATMVLVNAAFFKGTWQYQFKPSDTFPEPFFVTSQNSDLVPMMRQTTSFRYNEFSEIAAKVLELPYTGDAMSMFVFLPSEEGPRGFAKMVARLSGNNLRAATNKGNLSFRTVDVKLPKFKMEFEIRDELKPALHSMGITDIFNSEKVDLTTFGPLRNVTLEKMIHKAFVEVNEEGTEAAAATALIFATRSGGARPVPIEFHCNRPFVFLIRDNDTHTVLFMGSYKKPAKASIHVIGSRSWVHVLVSAVPLYLYVIFGCVESLPVIALEAASASAEGVLNASERKGEATVSAKCNCSVEKACHCMYVRELRDYIMFHKDELLHRLAYSPHCYTWHYLYIPSEKPKTNRFFADTCISEMRLTVTTAVLAAALGLARPQCFSTRDDFSVKVNTDISGIIDFGLELYRQLAPPQSPENFFFSPYSIWAAFTLAYFSTGGETAAQLQRALRVGDQVATLRLWRELEAMYERRQAGTTDYTFSTANRQYVDKKLNVRPCIAELLRAELEAIDFNATVSAARTINRFAFEKTNGKISDVVSTHELEGAVIAIVNAAYFKSTWQMQFNPEYTQPMPFYATPEQQHTVPMMVLDSSLNYGDFSQIAARVVELPYKGNTMSMFIFLPSEEGPRGFTKMVSRLSANNLKAATNAKLLDRRLVEVQLPKFKLNVKVKGLIPALMNTGITDIFSFDKANFTTLGPLRDVAVRTVIHKAFVEVNEEGTEAAAVTVAVVPVRSFIPRIPFYCNRPFLFLIRDNGTRNILFMGAYKDPATAT; translated from the exons ATGAGGCTCCTGGTAGCTATGGCGGTGACGGCGGCGGTGCTGGGGCTCGTTCGACCCCAGTGCTTTTCGGCGCAGGACGATTTCTCCGTCAAGGTCAACACCGACCTGTCGGGCATCACCGACTTCGGCTTCGAGCTCTACAGGCAGCTGGCGCCCCCGCAGTCCCCCGAGAACTTCTTCTTCTCACCTTACAGCATCTGGACGGCCTTTACCCTCGCCTACTTCGGCACTGAGGGGGAGACGGCGGCGCAGCTCCAGAGGGCCTTGAGGGTCGGCGACAAAGTCGCCACGCTCAAGCTCTGGCGAGCGCTCGAGGCCAT GTACCGAACGCGCCAGCAAAACACCACCGCTTATACCTTTAACATCGCTAACCGCGCCTACATCGACAAGAGTCTGCCGATTCGCGACTGTATTTCTAACCTCCTTCACTCGGAGGTGGAAAGGGTTCAGTTCTTTAAA GTTGGCCTCGTTACCCAGGAAATCAACGATTTCGTCTCCGTGGCAACCAAAGGCAGGATTAACAAGATTGTCTCCGCCTCCGATTTGGTTGACGCTACCATGGTGCTCGTGAACGCCGCCTTCTTCAAGGGCACGTGGCAGTACCAGTTCAAGCCTTCTGACACCTTCCCAGAGCCATTCTTTGTTACGTCTCAGAACAGCGACCTCGTCCCTATGATGCGTCAGACCACTTCTTTCAGATACA ATGAATTCTCCGAGATCGCTGCAAAGGTCTTGGAGCTTCCTTACACCGGAGACGCCATGTCcatgtttgttttccttccctctgAGGAAGGGCCTCGCGGATTCGCCAAAATGGTCGCCCGGCTCAGCGGAAACAACCTGAGGGCGGCCACGAACAAGGGTAACCTCTCCTTCCGAACGGTCGACGTGAAGCTCCCCAAATTCAAGATGGAATTCGAAATCAGAGACGAACTTAAGCCG GCACTTCACAGCATGGGCATAACAGACATCTTTAACAGTGAAAAGGTGGACTTGACCACCTTTGGTCCCCTGAGGAACGTTACCCTGGAAAAGATGATCCACAAGGCCTTCGTGGAGGTTAACGAAGAAGGCACCGAAGCCGCTGCAGCGACGGCCCTCATCTTCGCCACCCGGTCCGGAGGCGCGAGGCCAGTGCCGATCGAATTCCACTGCAACCGCCCCTTCGTCTTCTTGATCCGAGACAACGACACGCACACCGTCCTCTTCATGGGAAGCTACAAGAAGCCCGCGAAGGCCA GCA tacat GTAATTGGTTCAagatcatgggtccacgtgttagtgtctgccgtgcccctatatctgtacGTTATCTTTGGGTGTGTGGAGAGTTTACCTGTCAT TGCGCTGGAGGCTGCGTCAGCTTCTGCAGAGGGAGTGCTGAACGCGAGTGAACGAAAAGGTGAGGCTACGGTATCTGCCAAGTGTAATTGTTCAGTCGAAAAGGCTTGTCactgtatgtacgtgcgtgagcTGCGTGATTATATCATGTTTCACAAGGACGAACTCTTGCATCGGCTTGCTTACAGTCCACAC TGTTACACGTGGCATTACCTCTACATACCCAGTGAAAAGCCGAAGACAAACCGGTTCTTTGCTGATACCTGTATATCAG AGATGCGCCTCACGGTCACGACGGCGGTGCTCGCGGCGGCGCTCGGCCTGGCGCGCCCTCAGTGCTTCTCGACGCGGGACGATTTCTCTGTCAAGGTCAACACTGACATCTCGGGGATCATCGACTTCGGTCTTGAGCTCTACAGGCAGCTGGCGCCCCCGCAGTCCCCCGAGAACTTCTTCTTCTCGCCCTACAGCATCTGGGCGGCCTTCACCCTCGCCTACTTCAGCACTGGGGGGGAGACGGCGGCGCAGCTCCAGAGGGCCTTGAGGGTCGGCGACCAAGTAGCCACGCTCAGGCTCTGGCGAGAGCTCGAGGCCAT GTACGAGAGGCGACAGGCAGGCACCACCGACTACACCTTCAGCACCGCCAACCGACAGTACGTCGACAAGAAGCTGAATGTCCGGCCCTGCATCGCCGAGCTGCTCCGCGCCGAGTTGGAGGCGATCGACTTCAATGCC ACGGTGTCGGCTGCGAGGACAATCAACCGCTTCGCCTTTGAGAAGACGAACGGCAAAATCTCTGACGTGGTGTCGACACACGAGCTGGAGGGAGCCGTGATAGCGATCGTCAACGCCGCCTACTTCAAGAGCACGTGGCAGATGCAGTTCAATCCCGAATACACCCAGCCGATGCCCTTCTACGCCACGCCGGAGCAGCAGCACACCGTCCCCATGATGGTGCTGGATTCCAGCCTCAACTATG GCGACTTCAGCCAGATCGCGGCGAGGGTCGTGGAGCTGCCTTACAAGGGGAATACAATGTCCATgttcattttcctcccctctgAGGAAGGGCCTCGCGGCTTCACCAAAATGGTCTCCCGGCTCAGTGCCAATAACCTGAAGGCAGCTACTAACGCGAAGTTACTAGACAGGCGACTCGTGGAGGTTCAGTTGCCCAAGTTCAAGCTGAACGTGAAAGTGAAGGGTCTTATTCCA GCTCTCATGAATACCGGAATCACTGACATCTTCTCCTTCGACAAAGCCAACTTTACGACGCTCGGGCCTCTGCGCGATGTAGCCGTGAGGACGGTCATCCACAAGGCCTTCGTAGAGGTGAACGAGGAGGGGACGGAGGCCGCTGCTGTGACTGTGGCCGTCGTGCCCGTCAGGTCTTTCATCCCGCGAATCCCTTTCTACTGCAACCGtccgttcctcttcctcatcaggGACAACGGCACGCGCAACATCCTCTTCATGGGGGCCTACAAGGATCCTGCAACGGCTACCTGA
- the LOC125039805 gene encoding leukocyte elastase inhibitor-like, which translates to MKSLVAMAVAAAVLGLVRPQCLPGRGSSSGRISTDLSGIADFGFELYRQLAPPQSPENFFFSPYSIWAAFTLAYFGTGGETAAQLQRALRVGDQAATLGLWRELEAKYQQRQANNKAYTFTVANRAFIHNKLPLRPCISDLLRTEVERVNFLETLPLVAHINNFASASTKGRITEIVSPDDLIDALMVLVNAAYFKGTWQYFFDAAATIPREFYVTPGDSIMTPMMKQITSLRYGEFDHIAARVLELPYAGGAMSMFLLLPMDEGTQGFANMVTKLNENNMRAVTLGKDLVKKNVDLLLPRFRLEQTVSETLIPALQNMGIIDIFDSRKVDLTGFGPLRNITVDKAIHKAFVEVNEEGTEAAAVTAAILVFKSASSSRDDLPVQFHCNRPFVFLIQDNDTQNVLFVGAFKRPRGSA; encoded by the exons ATGAAGTCCCTGGTGGCAATGGCTGTGGCGGCGGCGGTGCTGGGGCTCGTCCGACCGCAGTGTCTTCCGGGACGAGGCTCCTCCTCTGGCAGGATCAGCACCGACCTCTCGGGCATCGCAGACTTCGGCTTCGAGCTCTACAGGCAGCTGGCGCCCCCGCAGTCCCCCGAGAACTTCTTCTTCTCGCCCTACAGCATCTGGGCGGCCTTCACCCTCGCCTACTTCGGCACCGGGGGGGAGACGGCGGCGCAGCTCCAGAGGGCCTTGAGGGTCGGCGACCAAGCAGCCACGCTCGGGCTCTGGCGGGAGCTGGAGGCCAA GTACCAACAGCGCCAGGCTAACAACAAGGCGTACACGTTCACCGTCGCCAATCGAGCATTCATTCACAACAAACTTCCCCTCCGACCATGCATTTCCGATTTGCTGAGGACAGAAGTGGAAAGAGTGAACTTCCTTGAG ACCCTGCCTCTGGTCGCCCACATCAACAACTTCGCCTCCGCCTCAACCAAGGGCAGGATCACCGAGATTGTGTCTCCGGACGACTTGATAGACGCCTTGATGGTGCTCGTCAACGCTGCCTACTTCAAGGGCACGTGGCAGTACTTCTTCGATGCCGCGGCCACCATACCTAGGGAGTTCTACGTTACACCCGGAGACTCCATCATGACCCCTATGATGAAACAGATTACGTCCCTGAGATATG GCGAGTTCGACCACATCGCCGCGAGGGTCCTGGAACTGCCTTACGCCGGCGGTGCCATGTCCATGTTCCTTTTGCTTCCCATGGACGAAGGGACTCAAGGCTTCGCTAACATGGTGACAAAGCTGAACGAAAACAATATGCGAGCCGTGACCCTCGGGAAGGACTTAGTCAAGAAGAATGTCGATCTTCTTTTGCCGAGATTCAGGCTTGAGCAAACAGTGTCCGAGACTCTAATCCCG GCCCTCCAGAACATGGGAATCATCGATATCTTTGACAGCAGGAAAGTGGACTTAACAGGTTTTGGACCTTTGCGAAACATCACCGTCGACAAGGCCATACACAAGGCCTTTGTGGAGGTGAACGAAGAAGGCACCGAGGCTGCTGCAGTGACAGCGGCCATCCTCGTGTTCAAGTCGGCGTCGAGCAGTCGAGACGATCTGCCCGTCCAATTCCACTGCAACCGCCCTTTCGTCTTCCTCATCCAGGACAACGATACCCAAAACGTTCTCTTCGTGGGAGCCTTTAAGCGCCCGCGAGGAAGTGCTTAG